The Desulfovibrio aminophilus genomic sequence TGTTCTGCATGGGAAAAAGTCCGTGTGGCGCGGTGTTCCGGCCGGTCGCCCGGGGCTGGCCCGGAATTTGCTTTTTGGGTCGCGAACCTCAAGCATCAGGGAGGATGCGACCATGAACGAAAGAATAGCCAAGCGCCGCATGGAAGACAAGGCCGCCCGCTACGCCGCCAAGGGCATGGGCTACCGCGAGGCGCTGCGCCGCGCGGGCCGCGATCTGCTCACCGAGGCCGGACGCGACATGGACACCGCCGAGTGCTTCCGCCTGAAGACCTGGGTGGACAGCCTGCGCGGCCGCATGGAGCAGGCCCAGTCCCGCCCGGGCGTCGAGCCGCCGTTGCAGGCCTGGGACAAGGTTCGCCGGCTTTTTTAATCAGACCCCCGGCAGCCATTGGGCCCAGAGTTCGCGCCGCCTGGGTCCGTCGAATTCGCAGAAGAAGACCTTCTGCCACGTGCCGAGCAGGAGTTCGCCGTCCTGGACCAGGACGAGCAGCGAGGGCCCCAGGAGGCTCGTCTTCACGTG encodes the following:
- a CDS encoding YjbQ family protein, coding for HVKTSLLGPSLLVLVQDGELLLGTWQKVFFCEFDGPRRRELWAQWLPGV